CGCCAGGGCTGTTATTTGGCCCAGGAGAGCCTTCCCTGTACGCGCGGGGATTTTCGGTGCCACTGCCTGGGAGGCAGATCCGAGCCGTTCTGCCCAAGGCATTTCTGGCCCCGGCGCTGCCTGGGGATGCCCGGGCCGGCCGGCCCTTGCTGAGGGGTCGCCGCCTGCGCTGCCGGCCAGGGTCCCGGTAAAAcgagaaaatgttttatttccctGAGGGAGGATCCCGACACTGGAAACCCAAGGGACAACACAGGCGCCGACAGCCACAGCGGGAGGTGCGCCTGGCTCCCGTCCCGCTCCCCGCGGGGCTCCGGAGCCGCCCCCAGCGCGGCccggcgggcagggccgggggcaGCCCCCGCCCAGCGCCGGGGGAGCCGCCCGGGCCGCCCACCGTGCGCCGTGTGCAGGGGCCGCCGCCAGCCCCCCTCGCGCACCGGGCGAaccgccccgctccgcccgcaGAGCCGCCGGCCCGTCCCGCCGCGGGCCGGCTCCGCCAGGCCGGGACCGTCCGCCACCGCTCGCTCCCGCagccgccgggccgggccgggccgggccagcGCCCCCGTCCTCCTCCCCTCCGGTGCGGTcggggcgcggcgcggcgcggcggggcgggccggcAGCGGGACGGCCCCGGGGCCGGCTCCGCCTCGGCCGCGCGGGGCTGGCACGGCAGGGgaagatggcggcggcgggcgggggcggcgccgCGGTGTCGGTGCTGGCGCCCAGCGGGCGGCGGGTCACCGTGCGGGTGGGGCCCGGCACGGtcctgctccaggtgggtcCGCGGGGCGAGGGGGCTTCGGGGAAGGCggtggcagggcagcaggcaggcCGTGACGCCTCTGTTCTCTCCGCAGGTCCTCGAGGAGGTCTGCAGGAAGCAGGGTGGCAGCCCCGGCGAGTACGGCCTGAAGTGAGTGtcgccgcggggccgggccggctcCGGCTGCCCCGGCCGTGCGGGAGGCCCCGCCCGCGGCCGCTCTccgcgccgggcccggcgctgccGGAGTCCGCGGCTCGGCCGGGGCCCGGCGGAACCCGCGGCGGGCGGTGGGAGTGCGAGGGGCCGGGACGCACgctgagctctgcccagggcGGCTCGCCCCGGTTTCCCTGTGCCACGCTCCTTTCGATGCCGGGACACACGGCGAGGCCCCATGCCGCTGCCACGGGACACCCACGCGTGCACCTCATCTAGAGCACAGATCAGCAGCGCCCGTCTCCCCTCTTACCTGGGGGTTTGACCCTCCGCTTTTATGGTGTCTTCATTGCAACTCGTTTGTCTGaatagcacaaaaaaaaaagaaaaaaaaaaaaaaagaaaaaaaaagtacattgGTATTTAATCAGACTTGGCTATGTAGTTGGTTGCTGTTTATCTCTTTAAAACCTTTAAAGGAGGAACATAGATTTGAGTCCCTTCTCTGTGACTTCTGTGAACTGCAGCTCCTTTGGTGTGCAGAATAGCTTTTGTTGATTTTGTTGAATTCCTTCTGGGAATTCTGTTGCCCAATACCTGGACTTTGTATTGCTCATAGGCTGTGTTCTCCTTCAGGTTTCAGAGGAATGTGTTGGACCTGTCTTTGCAGTGGAGATTTGCTAGGCTGCCCAACAATGCCAAACTGGAGATGGTGCCAgtctccagcagagcaggagctggaaccACGGTATGTTCATTTACACAATGTGGCCTGTTTTGTTCAGTTACCAGTTGTGCTGATAGGATCTCATCAGATCTAATGACCAAGAGGCCAGCTGAAGACTGGTTGCAGTGCTTTCGAAAATAGCAATTAGGTAGCTGAAAGTCTTTGCTTAGAGTCTGCATGAGCATGGGGTACCAGCTGTGCTAGAGAAGAAAAACTAGTGGTCATGGATAGCTAAGATGTTAAACATCAGTGACGACTAATTCAGTTCCCTTTCCTAATTTCAGTTTCAGTTGCTGTTGTCCAGCTCTGGATTTTGAGTAAATCTCAGATTCTTACAGAAtcttgttttgctgctttcccagcattGGTGTTCATGGTGTGTTTACACAGCTTTAGATTCTTCAGTGACATGTTCTGTGTTCATCAGTGGCCAAATGTCCCTATTTAGTATTATTTGCAAAGGACTTTTGGACAGTGTTTTCTCTAGAAATTATGGCCACTTTTAGGAGTGTAAAAATCTTCTATACATACCCCTGTGGCCATAGGCCTGACTTTTCAAGCGATGCATAGGTGTTACTGAGTGTGAACTTTTCGTGGTGTAAAAATGATGTGTGGTCTTACTTAAGTAGCCTGGCAATGGAAATTTGTCTGTCACTAAGTCATCCTGTTATTTGTTAATTTCCTCAGAGGAAGTTTCTCCATTTTAATGTTTCAGGTCTTTTGTTTCAGGTCTTTTGCTGCTGATCTCTTAATGTCTGTCAGCCAAGCAGTGTTAGTGGTGTTTGTTATAGGCAGTTAATCTAGCTGAGAGAAACTGATCAGTGAACTTTGTGGTGTGAGAAGGCTTTGGAGTCTCTGCTTTAGTTCACTTTGTAATGtagttttgggggtccctgatgTTCATACTTTTCTCTGTAAAACCTCCATGTTCTTAGCTTTGGCACTCATGCCTTTTTTCTGATTTGGGGGTAGAAGGACATTTGTGCTTGAAATAGTGtctttactttaaaaaataccacAAACCAGTGGCATCTGCttaaaattttcagtgaaatgttGTGGTGGAATGGAGGTTTCTTCCAGAGAAAAGTCTTTCTTTTGAAATGGTGCAGTGATGACTGTCTGACATTTGCATCCAGTTTGGGAGgtactgaaggaaaaaaatgattttattttttttcccctgaagttATATTGCGAGAAAAGGCAAGAAGGATTGTTCACTGTTAGGAGAGGGGTTATAGTGTGGAAGTGTTACATTAGATCACAAAAGAGAAGAGCTAAAAGAAGTATAAGCTGTTACTATTTAGTTGCAGTTCAACAGCACAATATACAGAAgtgaggctgccctgggagtGCTGGTTGCTCTGTCATGAAGGTGAGAAGATGCAGCAAATGTGCATGTAAAGAGTGGAGCCTAAAGAATCCTTGCCCCACAGACTTGAGCAGATTTTACCTGGGAGAATATCACAGTGTAAGAAAAGACTTTGTACAGAACAACTGACTAAAAAGAATTCCCTCCCACAGGGAGTATGTGTTAAAAAATAGGGAATTCCGTAACAGCCAGATGAGTGTGACTGGGATGTAGTGGCAGTTCAGATGCAGACTCAGTCATGCCAGCTGGCTGCAGTAATATTGAGATGAATTTCATTCTGTGTCTTTTATTACTGTATATTCTATTAAGATTATGTGCGTGGAAGTTGGTGTGCTTTCCTTTAGTGACAGCAGTTACCCTAGAGACAGAATACAGGTTTTGATAAATCATGAGTTTGGTCAGCAAAtctgatgttttaaaaatagaaagctTTTGGATTTGCCTGTGCTTGTGGAAAATACTGTTTCCTGTAAGACAGTTCTTTAGTGAAAAATGGAACAAATTCCCTTTGTGATAGTGGGTGATGCAGGAGCACCATCAGTACAGCTCTGGTGTTAAAGCTGTCAGCctcttttttaaatgtttgtaaACTTAGACGATAATTGGCACTGGTTGTTGGAATACTAAGTAGCACCTGGGGTTTTCGAAGAGACTTTTCTAATGGAGTGAACAGGACTTTCGTGACATGTTTGTCTTTGAACTGTTGCCCAAAAACTGATGCAACTGGTAGTCTGAATTTCTGGCCTGGATTCTTACAGAATGGTGATGTCAGCTGTCATCGCTCTCCTGTAGCTGAGAATAATCTAAAGCTTGTCTCCCATGTAGGAGAAACCGTGAGATTGTGTTCGTGGTGGGATGAAATGACACTGTACTGTCAGCTCATTATTGATGATGCCACTGTTTCCTTTATGCAGAAAAATTCCTGTCTCCAGCAGATCAGCATTTGTAGTCCTGTGAGTACTGGTGGGAGCCAAGGCAGATGACAAATGTATTCCTCCATGGAAATCACAGTGAATTACTGGAACTTTCCCACCTCTCTGTAGCTCCTGCCTTCATGCTTGCTCACACACCTTGCACTTGGTGAGAGGCTGCACTGAGAGTATTAGTAAGGACACATGAAAACACAGAATGAAAGAAAGTGGCTTTGGCTGTCTTGGCCTAATGCCCTTCTCAGGCTTTGGAATAAGACCAGTTTTTGTGGACTTCTGCAAACTCAAGTTGACTGGAGAAGCCAGGTTGTATCTAGTGGCTGCAGGACTTTGTGTGATTTTTCTTTAGACAAGTGAGCTAATTGGGAAAACTTGAAAGTTAGACACTCTGGAAAAGGCTGAATATTCTCTAAAAGGTTAAGATAACACCTAAAGTGCTCTGCAGAATATTATCTAGAGAATAGATACCTGTCTATCTCTTGGTTGGCTGCTAAACTTTTCCCTTGGGACGGTCAGGAGTTTGAAGTTCTTCAGGACTGACCCCAGCATGTGTTCACTTTAGAAATGtcttggtgggtttttttttttgtttgtttgtttgtttttgctttttttgttttttgtttgtttgtttgggtttttttgtgggggagCAGTAGGGAAGCAATTCTCTAAAGACTGTGTGGTGCCTTATAATGTACGTGGATGTTCACATtccaggttggaaaagatctgtTAAAATCTGCAGCTAGCTGGCTCTTGCCTTTTTCTGCAGGTGTTCAAGAACTCGGTAATTTAATGACCAGAATTAttgttgagatttttttgttacTTCACTCTTAAATTGTATGTCAAAATGTGGTGGTTAGGAAGCATTAGTGAGTTACAAACGTCATTCCTTCAGATTGCTAACGGTTGTTTAGGTCTTCAGTaaagcagggatggatgggaatgTGTTAATTGTTTCTGTGTGTGGATATGCAAGTGAACAGTTTTGTCCCATGGAAGTTGTTCTGCAAAATGACACTGGAGTAGACCAGCTCTGTGTTGGTGTTTTAGATGGTGCAGCTGCATCAGGCATGTCTGGGTTATTGGAATTTGTTTTATGCAGCTGTGAAGACCCTTACTGTAAAGTTTCACCTGGTATAAAGCAGAACACCTCTGTTGCTCATGATGGCACATTATTTGGGATGTTTGCATTGGCATTTTTCTGAATATGTTGCAGTTCAAGATagggcaggggagaggggcCCATGAAAGCTGGTTAGTATTCCAGGATGGCCTCCCCCACACTCAGGAGCCATTCATCCAACGAACAGGAATTCAGGCCAGAATGCCTGCATTGATGAACAAGAaacaccaaaatattttaaaaagttgtgaagaaaaataagttttcatTCAATTTTCAGATGAATTAATTGTGGTGTTCTTATAGGTTCGGATAGCATTACAACTAGATGATGGCTCCCGCTTGCAAGACACCTTCCGCTGTCAACAGACCTTGTGGGAACTTCTCAACCATTTTGCAAAGATCAGGTGAGCAATGCAGTGAGAAAATACTTGTTTTGATCTCTGCATGCCACTAATTACTTGTTACAGTGACCCAGCTAAATCCTTCAAATTTGTAGAATTTACATTTATTTGATTGTGATTTCTCCTATAACAGAGATGTTTGTATTTTCCTTGCTCTTTCGTATTTGACAATCCATagttttattattgttttttaatCCAGGAGTACCACTTCTGATTCAGGGCATAAACTGGTAACAAACTGCTGAAGCTGTGAAGATACTGGGATGTGTTGCACCACCTTCCTTTTACACAAATCTGTTTGAAGTCAGATTGCTGCTAGAGATGTGTGTGTCAAGCCTGGATGATCTCCATCCCCActatttctgtgctgcagctccctgtaGTGCAGGGGATTCTTTCACATGGGTTGCTGTTGCTTTTGAGACTTGCTGTTGTGCAAGTTCTTCAAGGAAATCTGGAGCTCTCAGCAGGTTAATGTGGAATCTTCAAAAGACTGATTAGATCCTGTTTGAATGGAAGAATTTCTGGTTCTGTATTTATTGAACATGTACATGGGTTAGAAATCTTGTTTTAGTCTAGTCTACATTGAGTGCTACCTCTTGTCTTTAGTTTTGATTTTAGAAGGCTGTATTGTTTTGAAATGGCAAGCTAATAAACTTCTTGGAGAGAGGcacttcttttctatttttcatggTTTGGAAGAGGAAGCCTTGAAGCTGTGACAGCCGTTCTGTTTTTAATCATGGACCATGTCTGCAATGTGACATTTATTCATAAGTAAAGGAACAGTATTCATGTAAATGCTAGAGATAAAAgaactatttttcttttaattgagGAAAGAGGTAGGAAAAAGCCACAGGTATCATTTTCCTGAGGGTTTTAAGTCCCCTCTTGTCCCTTACTACATTCTCTGTGAGGAGAGGAGTGCCTGTTGCAGTTTGGGGACTGCTAGACTGGTGGAAGGTGGTAGTTACTGACAATTACAAATAACCTTTGTGTGGCTTTGTCACATATTAGTTGATTGTTTCTTTGGTTTAAATTTTGAGCTTTTCATATAATTTTGCTCTTTTGAAGTGGTTTTATTGGTTACAGGTCATTGTAATACTACTAGCTCATATACATGTTGCTCTTCCTAAGCTTCTAACTGCGGCAGTGTGCTAAGCATTCATAACTTCAGACCACAGCTGCTCTTTTCTGGCCTCTGGAAGCTGACTTCAGATGTTTGGATGGACTTTACAATCTTGATTAAGTTCAACAAGCAGCAAAGGTGCTGTGTGTGGTTTAGTCACAGAACAAGCTGAATCTACAGGCATCTGTATGGATTTAATGGGCTGAATTACTGTTCAATGTGTTTTGATTCTGTTGACTAACTAGTCAGCTAGTTGTTGATGTTTGCTGAAATCCTTCCTTGGACTCTCCAACTGGAGACGTTTTCCTGGAATGCTTGGCCGCTCTAAGTGCGTGAGGGGAAGTATTCTAAATCCACTGGAATTTCCCCTGGGTTTCCAGCATCCATCTTGGCTAATTGGGTCTGAAGAAGGTCTGGAAGCTATTGTagggctgctcctcctctcaGCGTGCGGCAGTCCTTGCACAAGATGTTTACAGGCCCTGTCAGATCACTACATGAAGGAATCTAATCTGCTTGCCGTTCCCCTTCTGAAGAGCAGCACATCAAAGAGAGGACAGTATGTTTGATGTGTGTGCTTGCCTCAGTGGGTGCATGTAATGGAttagcagcagctggaggaggagccTGCTGCTTCCAAGAGTTAGACAAAAATAAGTCTCTGGGGATCTTTGTGTGgagtctgtgctgcagaggctggTTGAAAGCACACTGTTGTCTGTCCTGTGAGCAAGAATCCTGCATTTCTATCTCCCACTCTTGCCTGCTTGCAACTTCAGCAGCTTTATGGGCTGTTCTCCATAGAGCAGTTGCAATTCAGAGACTCAGAGACATCTTTGATAATCATTATAATTCTTCACTGCTTCTTCTTCTACACCGGTCATTCATTTGGTTCAGATATTTTCCACACATTTTTAGAAAACTCTTCAAAGAATTTCTTGGATTGAAGTGGAAAGCGGTTTTTGGAAAAGTGAATGAAACTAGGTTCTTTCTATAAGTCAAACTGGCTTTCTCTCTATTAGTCTTTGGTGAGGACATGTTCCACTCCACCTAAGACTTTTTTCTCTTAGATGGTTGTCATCCAGCTTTCCTGACATACAGCAGCTTGAGGTTCAAGCTTGTGTTCCGTGGCCCGTTCTGTCTGccttttctgtgattctgtactGTTTCTCTGTGTCTCATCAGTCCTTTATCTTTTGTGCACTGTTATTGAGGATTCCTCCAGGGATACAGCTAATCTTAATTGGAAGCAAATCCTATTGAAAATAAGGTGGGAACGAGTATCTTTCCTGGATTGTCTGGAGAAGTCTGAGTGCAGTAACCTGCTATGGTGTGCTAATGGTGATCTTTTGTTCCAATTCTCCAATTgagacaagattttttttcctgcctttcatcATCAGGCATTGGCCTTGGGAATTTCCTCGGGTATTGCTGCCAGAGGAGTGAGGGAGGTTGGAGCCTGGGTCTTATATCACAAGACAATGTTCTTTTGTATGAGCAACTTAATCTCTTGATTCCTGCAGAGCATTGTATAGTGTGTTTTGTTCCTGAAAGAGAATAACTAATTGCAGGATCACAAATGGAGGCAAACCTATTGTAGTGTTGGTTTGGTTGTTCACCTTGAAGTTAACTGTGTTTCATAATCTGAAACTTGAATATAGTATTTTGGATGCTGTGGTGTGTCTGTTGCTTTCTGCACAATGGGATTTGTTGTGGTGGCTGGGAGAAGTGTTCTGAAATAGTGGTCTTGCAGTCTTGGTACTATGAACTCCCTGGAATATGTTGCAACTGGTCTGGAAGCAGTTCTCAGCTGCTGTCTTTCCTAAAATAGACCTGACCCTCAGGACTGGTTTTATAGTTTGTTCTGTTTGGATTTACTCTACCTCTGGGTTTCATTGTGACTCGCCTTGTCCCATACCACTGTGCTGTTGCAAGCTTTTAACCATTTGATCAAGATGGCATATAGACTGCTACAATTAAGCCTGACATCTCAGTTGTGGTTTTTGCTTAACAGATTTAGTCCTTCATATCCTTCAACTGGAAACCATTGATGTTCTCTGGCTCTTGAGAATTACTCAAAGATTGAGTATCATAATTTTCCAACGGCTCTCTCGATCCTGAGTGGCTTCTGGTTTCATTTATATGTCATTGTAGCTGAGTTTTAAGTCTCAGTTGAAATGTCCTTGAtgaatttccatggaatttgATGGCTGTTTCCCTTAATTTTCCACTTCATAGGCTGGTTGACTCCCTCTCAGTTCAGTTTATTTTGTCACTTCATGCTGGGCTGAGTTTGGTTATGCAGACTCCAGAGTTCTGCTGGGGAAGCAGGTTGTTAAAGTGCAAAAGGTGATTTCCCTGTTAACGTAACAGAAAATGCTACCTGTGTCCTGAGGTGGTCTTTCCCTGCTGGCTGGATATATTGCATGTCTGTTTGTGGAGTTCCAAGCTTTTCTAAGAGCAGCAGACAGACTGTGCAATGCACAGTCACTTCAGAACCACACTCTTCAGCGGCTGTGTGGATTTTGACTGTTACTTAAGGGATTCTTTTCCTACATAACTCCTTGACATAACTTTGTTTCTGGTAATATTGCATCTCAAAATATAAGTGTTTAAATTATGTGATGCTGAAGGCACAATATTTTACGTGAATGCATTGAAGCAAATTGTTTACTTAATGTCTAATAGTGGTCCTGTGAACTGTGTAGTGGTTATTGCTGGAGAAAAACGGAGGACAGTGTTTCCTGCTGATTTCACTTTGTACTGTTagtctgtgctggttttggaggGGGTAGGCTGTTGTGCAGATGCTGCAGTGTTTTGCTCTTTCTTGCAGGGAGCTGATGGAGCAGGATGGTGAATTGTCTCCAGTCTGTATTTACATGCGGGATGAGGTAAGGCAGCAAAGGCCTCTCAACTGTCTCATGTCCCTAAAACATAAGAAAACTTAGTTCTGCTTTCCAACCTGGAAAGTGTTTCTTTTGAACTTTCTTGAGAGGGGAAGTAAAAAAATGTTGGTCTTTTCAATGCATGACGTGTCTGTATGGAAAAAAGCTCTCTTGGAACGTAACCTTGTGCCGTTGAGACCTCTGAGCCCATAAAATGAGCTCAATGACctatttgtgtttttctttccagcttCTTTTAAAGCTTGAGTCAAAacagtgttttcattttaataaatatttgcttttctctgttttgatCTTTTGCTATTAAtgttttgttaaatattttgtaTGTGGATATTATGGAATTCACTCTCCCTAGCTGTCCCCTTTACTTCCCACTGACCTCTGTGGACAGATCGTCTTTATTCTGGAATAGGTCATTACAGACAGATAAGAGGTGTATGTAAGGAAATCGTCTGTCTTGCAGCCCTGAGATGTTGCCTGTCATTTAACTCCTGACATAAAAGTAGCTTTGCTGTAGTTGGATCCCACTTGGATGTGTGTATGGCATGAAAATATATGTAGGTCACCTTCCATTGAGATGATTTAATAAACTGCGAATTTGGTGAAACAGTACAAGTTGATACAGATGGATTTCAGGTCTGATTTTCAACTGCAGGAGTGTGTTTTCACCTGTTTCTTGTGTTGTGTGGTATTTCTTCAGATACAGGTTTCTTTCTGTAAAGAGCTTTACATGCTTTCCTGGGGAATCAGAGGCCGTAACTACTCTCCTTTGGTTTCGTTGTAGATATCAGGAAAAGATGCCCTGGAGAGGACAACACTGAAATCACTTGGTCTGATTGGAGGCAATGCCATTATCAGGTTGGGAGAAGCAAAGTTTGGcctctttattttccctttccacTCTGATGgtgaatttattttgtttcaagtaccaaaagaaagaaagaaaaagaaaagtcacaAGAAAAGACGCCAAATTAAAACATTGCGGCATTCAGAAATTACTGCATTTGCCTGTTTATCTCAAACTGCTGCCCAGATGTgctttgcacagcagcagattcTGGCACTGACCGGTCATGTGCAGATTAAAAgagcttgtttgtttgtttctttttttatttatttttttttctttctcctttgagTGGAACAGACAATTCAAAGTTTAAATTCTCTCAGAGAGGGTAATCAGCTGCCACTTCATTCTTCCCTGCTCTGGATCTCAGGCACTTaactcccagctgctgcaggccctgGTGGCTGTTGGGGGGTGAGTTTGGGACAGGAGCAACCTTTCTGTGATCTCCTGACCAGCTCTTTGTGGTATATACAGAAGGCAGGAGTGATTAGAAGGCTGTGCTTTCCAAATGCCTACTGATTTTCTCTAGATGGCAGTTTTCTTGCAGAGGAGCGGATCCCTGTTCTGTTATTCTGCACAACCCCCTGGCCCTCTACCCCACACTTCACAGTAATTGGAGCTTGTTCTCTGTAAGGACCTGGAAGAAGAAAGTTAATAAATCAGGGTGTATTTGAGTCAGATGTTGTCTTTGTGTCATGGAAACATTAAGAATAGAGAGGGCAGCAGTCCTAGgattatgattttatttttattccttttggtGTCTTCTTCAAGAGTTGTCATGAAGAAATGCAGTTCATCTGGTGGGGAGGGTGCCACGGTGCCTTGTAATGAGCCAACAGTGAGGCAAGGCTCCATGGAAGAAGCAATGGATGTGCCACTACCTcaagaaaacacatttccaaaggacttggagcacagggatgtggcTATATCTTTAAAcagctgcacacacaagcaAGACTCGATTAAAAATTCTCATGCTAgcttggaggagctgcagcatttcccagagCCTGAGCCTACCCCGTTTGGCCCTTTTTTTGGAGAGGGAGAGCATCTGGGGGACTCTCCTGTAGCTGTACCATCTTCAAAGCTGCCAACAACTTTTTTGAGCCCTGGAGGTCCTTCTAAGCCAAAGAAGTCTAAGAACAGCCAAGAACTGCAAAAGGAGCAAGAACAGGTAAGGGCAAATGTATTTGCAGTTTGGGCAACGAGGGCTTTTTTTATATCCTGCCTTGCCTGAGGCTGCACTCCCATGAGGAAAAAGATGTTCCCAGATTTAGGACTTTTTCCCTGTGTCACAGAATTAGGTGCCTTAATGACACACAGTTCTGTCTGAGTTCAGAAAGGAAGTAGGAAGGATTTGAGTTTAAGAATTTGCTGTCCAGAGTTAGGCAATAGAGACAACACAGCTGCATTAAATCACAGTCCAGAAGATCCTGCACCTCAGTGCCACAGATTTCATTAACAAATGGCCACTTTGTTACCTGACCCTGTgacttaattttctttgtattgCAGATGAAGCAGAAACCTTCCAgccttttccttttgtccttCTCCTTGCTTATAGAAGTAGTTTTTGTCTTAATCTAAAATATCTTGCCTTTGAAGTAGTCTGCCTGTCTCTAACTATCTCCCAGAGGGACAGATTGCACATCTCACCATTGTTGGGTCACTGAAATAAAACTGTGtttgttaaaactgaaaagtGCTTGAGCCCATGTTGAGATACCAGAACTGATGGCTGAAAAGTGCTGTGATGCCATCCCAGAGTCACCTGGGAATGACATTGAAGTGTGTTTTGTGCAGGCCAGCTGTATGGAATTGAATGCCTTCAGGAAGGTTGGGTATGTCTGGCAAGTAGCGTAGCATGAAGTACAGGAGccatttaattaataatttactCCTTATTATTATGCACTGAGAGTTTCCCATTCTGGATTCTCAGTGAGCAGCTCTTTTCTTGCTCCTTTGGCTCATCACTGGCCAGCTTTCATGTCACAGATCCCCTTTGTTGTTTCTGACTCTTTGGTACCTCCTAGAGTTGGAGGTTTGAATCTCCTCTGGTCTGATCCAGCCAGGATTGAACAATAGAAAGCTATAAGTAGAAAGAAAGGATGCCTGGGGAGCTTCAAAGGGATCTTAGTCCAGGAGGAATTTAGCAAGACTGTGGATGCTTTCACGTTGATGTAGAGACTCTACCTTAGTTGACTTCTCTGTGGTTGCAGCCTATTTTTGATGAGTTCTGAATTGTTGAGGAGCAGAAGCCAGACCGTGGAAGGACTCTGGAGCAGCTGTGAACTGCACACGTAGCAGAAAGAGGCCATGCCAACCTGCAGCGGTGAATATTTGAGTGTATTAGAAGCGTGTTTGGGTCTGTCTAATCAGTATTATTTAACCTTTTGGAGCAGACCCTTAACATGGAGAATTAAACAGTAGGCTGGGTGATTTGTCCAGTCTCATGTGTTGCTTGCTTCAGTTGCACTCTTGTCTATGAGGGGTTTGGAAAGGAGGAGTTTGTGCTGTGTCTGGGAAGAGAGCAGAAGTGCAAGGGTTTGTTGCCCACACTTGTCTGTGCACtggtgggagaggcagagctCCATCATTTCGCTGAGTGCACAGGCTGATGTGTAGCTGAGCTCTTGGGCATGGCTGAGTGCTGGTGGCTGAAGGACTCACACCAAGCGATGTCGTTCTCAGAGTCGCAGTCCAGTTCAAACCACT
This DNA window, taken from Ammospiza caudacuta isolate bAmmCau1 chromosome 19, bAmmCau1.pri, whole genome shotgun sequence, encodes the following:
- the ASPSCR1 gene encoding tether containing UBX domain for GLUT4, whose amino-acid sequence is MAAAGGGGAAVSVLAPSGRRVTVRVGPGTVLLQVLEEVCRKQGGSPGEYGLKFQRNVLDLSLQWRFARLPNNAKLEMVPVSSRAGAGTTVRIALQLDDGSRLQDTFRCQQTLWELLNHFAKIRELMEQDGELSPVCIYMRDEISGKDALERTTLKSLGLIGGNAIIRVVMKKCSSSGGEGATVPCNEPTVRQGSMEEAMDVPLPQENTFPKDLEHRDVAISLNSCTHKQDSIKNSHASLEELQHFPEPEPTPFGPFFGEGEHLGDSPVAVPSSKLPTTFLSPGGPSKPKKSKNSQELQKEQEQLVEREPLICHLDLLEQISDGPEELPDEFFEVTVDDVRKRLAQLQNERKRLEEAPLMTKSLRESQQKEKLERYPKVVVRVHFPDRHVLQGCFHPTETVGILRDFVRSHLANAELPFYLFVAPPRIILNDESLTLFEANLFPTAVIHFGCKERRACYLKSDLLCSAVSPSAADLLVARSLVPSASSTLASVVPSLSAPEVGSDKETIEQPEAASTQGAPQVLRKAPGKIPKWLKLPGGKR